DNA from Oncorhynchus masou masou isolate Uvic2021 chromosome 5, UVic_Omas_1.1, whole genome shotgun sequence:
ATACTTCTTTAACACCCTCTGGTCAACAACCATTTTCTTTACACAACCCTCTGGTCAACAACCATACCAACACTTCTTTACACAACCCTCTGGTCAACAACCATACTAACACTTCTTTACACAACCCTCTGGTCAACAACCATACTAACACTTCTTTACACAACCCTCTGGTCAACAACTATATTAACACTTCTTTACACAACCCTCTGGTCAACAACCATCAACAACCATACCAACACTTCTTTACACAACCCTCTGGTCAACAACCATCAACAACCATACCAACACTTCTTTACACAACCCTCTGGTCAACAACCATACTAACACTTCTTTACACAACCCTCTGGTCAACAACTATATTAACACTTCTTTACACAACCCTCTGGTCAACAACCATACTAACACTTCTTTACACAACCCTCTGGTCAACAACCATACTAACACTTCTTTACACAACCCTCTGGTCAACAACCATACTAACACTTCTTTACACAACCCTCTGGTCAACAACCATACTTCTTtctgtacagtacatacagcttTGAACAAAACAACAGCTTGCAACATGGTGGAATCTCCAATTAGCCTATGGAGGGCCCAGCGGTGTCCTCAACAGATTTCTTGCACCTATCCAGTCCTCTCAGATCAGTGAAATGCACCTATCCAGTCCTCTCAGATCAGTGAAATGGATACGGGCTGCAGAATGTTGTACCTACCGTATCCCACATCAGGATATTGATGTTTCTGCTGAAGGAGTTGTTGATGTGCTGGGAAATGTACAGGTTGACAAAGTCACAGAAATGATGGTACATGTTCACCCCTGTGAAAAAGGCACATTCAGGTTTGTCCATCACATCTCAGTACATCTGTTACTGTGTCACTAGTTCTACACTGTACATAAACAGAAAATAAGTTATTTGACATTGTACTAAAGGCATGAAGATTGTACCCACCTGCGTCAAGCTTCATGAATACAGTAGGTTTCTCAATGATGATGTCACAATGCTCTTCATCTGTGGGGTTGAAGTCCAGCTCTGTGTATGCCTGCAGTTCAGCATACCTTGGGAAGGAAAAAGAGTGTATTTCAGAGAGTTTCATGTATGTGTcattcatcaatcaatcaaatactTTTGTTACAAAGTGAAATGTATTTAGAAAGAAGAAACCTTGATATGAATCTGACAGTTCAGGGAGGGGCATAAGGATTCTCTGTGTTGTCTCACCAGGACTGCAGAGGGCTCTTGTGCTCTCCTTCTGCGGCCAGCGCTCGGCTGTTCAGACTGCAACGCCCCCCAATCTCCCCCTCCTGGAGAAAGTCCTCCTTATACCTGCAGAGAAAACACAGGTGTGTCTCACACTTCTTTAATTTGATAATAATTTATTTCATTAGTCTAAGAAAAGTGGCTGCAATATTGCCTATCCTGTCTTTTAGTTTGATGAAGATGAAGGGACAAGCAAATGGAAGAAACAGACCCAAAATAAACTACAGCTAGGGAATTCTTCCCCTGACATGGTCCACAAAGGAAAACAAGGAAACCAGATGGGTCGCGAGACAGGAAGTATCAACCAAGGTGCACTGACCTCTCATGACCCCTGCGAGGGTTCCTCAGGTCCAGGTACAGATTGGTCGCCCTGCAGAAGCGAGTGTGGCTGGAGCATTTCAGAGATGAATCTCCCTAGAAATAAAATGTAAGCATTTAGCAAATGCCTTTTCTGTTTTTCCCTGTGGATCCCTGAGTCCTCTGTGTGCAGCTGCACCAAGGGATGGCAGGGTCTTACAGGATTGGTGGCCTTGCAGAGGGTCTTCATCTCACTGAGGCGCTCCATGACATAACCAAAGTCTGCCTGTTTCCAGAACAGCTCCTGGGCTGCCTCCACTGAGCTAGCCCTAGGGAGGACAAAGAGCTCTGTTAGGCCAAACCAGCTGCAGAAATACATTATGCACATCCACATGTATGACAGGAGTTTGGCACAATATGCTAATGAATAAAAAGAAATGCAGAGAGGGGGATTGTGTTGTACCATCCAGAGTCGATCTTGGTGCAGACAGGATAGCCAAAGCGGTTCTCTGGGGCACAGTTCTTCTCATACCCCCAGCAGGACGACACATCCTGCAGAGCATCCTGTCGTAAAACATtaagggtgggggagggggagagacgcaCTAAAGATGTGCTAACACACATTTGCATAGACCATGAAAGTCCACACTAAACAGCTACTTGTACCATCATGATACACATAAAAATCTGTGTGTGGTCACTGTCCAAAGCTTTAAATTTGCAATAATTGTAAACTTAAGTTCTTAACATTTTTGTCATTCTCTGTCCACAAGACTGGCTGCTTAGAAAATAGATTCACCTTGACAAAAATTCAACTGAGTTCAAGAATTTAAAAGAGCGAATCCCACTCCACAGTTTGAATGATGACACCCAACATGGTACGATACCCAACATAATAACACAGTGATAATAACACAGTGataacaacacaataacacagtgataataacacaataacagtgataataacagtgataataacacaataacacagtgatattaacagtgataataacacaataacacagtgacaataacacaataagtgataacaacacaataacacagtgataataacacaataacacagtgataataacacaataacagtgataacaacacaataacacagtgATAATAACACAATAACAACGTGATAATAACACAATAACAGTGATAATAACACAATgataataacacaataacacagtgATAATAACACAATAACAGTGATAATAACACAGTGATTATAACAGAAATAATAACAGTgataataacacaataacacagtgataataacacaataacacagtgATAATAGCACAATAACACAGTGATAATAACACAATAACAGTGATAATAACACAACAGTGATAATAAAACAGTAGCTCACCCTGTACTATTAAAAACAATGAAAGTGCAGTTCTTACTTTAAAAGGGCAGAGTGGGTCCTCTCGACAAAGCCTGGCCACTCTCTTGTTAGTGTGGAGGAAGTAGGGGATATGGTGCTGTGGCAGCGCGAGGCtgctgtagtggagtggtggtTTGTGGCTGGTGTTCTCAGCCTCGTCGGCAGCTACCACAGTGTAAGTACAGACCATGACCAGTGCTACCAACAGCAGCATAGTCAGTCCCACAGAAACACATGGGAGAGTCGCCTTGGCTTACCTCACAGCACAACCCAAACTctgtggaaagagagagaaaaagagacagagaaagagatggggaaatAAAGTGCAATAGAGGCAGATACACTGTAATCTAGGCTAGAGATGTATACTGCAGTTTACAAGAGTGTGGGTATAGACCATAGTGTGGGAACCTGCCGAGGCGGATCTGAACTCCATATAGGAGAGGTCCTAGTGAAGGAAACATTAGTGACCCTTTTCCTACCATTGTTTGAGAAAACAAGTGTGGGACCTGTATGACATGTGACCCATAAGAACACAGCTACCAAAAAAGGTCAGACTGGAAGAATATCCACATAACATCATCATATTATAGTCCCATGCTTCTGTGCTTGTCCTGGGGGAAAAAAACTTAATGGTGGAAAATGTGTTTGTTGATGCATATGCTGACACAACCAAAGACTGCTGAGCAAAGCAAAACgttaaatacagtatacagttgCCTAGCCTGCTTTACACACCCGCTGAgagacttttttattttattggtgGAACAATGAGCCAAATGTCTGAGATGCTTTTGAGTCCGTGGGAAAATGCCATAAGGCTTCAAAACATAAAGATGCTCAAGTTGTTAGTGGGCTATATGTAAGTTCAGAGCCTTGAATAATAACACCAACAAGCTATATGTGGGATAACGTAACTACGACATCCGTTTCTGTTGTAAAATGTTGTTCCCTGACGCTATTAAGTTAGCCGTCTAGACTTCTCTTAGGGAGTGTCGCTGGCCGTCTATTGTACCTAAGTAATACATTGCGCATCCAGAACACAATCGTTTTGTTGAATGCTACAATGTAAACCACACCATAAACTATACAGCACAGTGACACATTGTATCCCATTTTAACTAGTTATCCAGCTACAATATAATTATCTGTAGCTTACAGGAAGGGAACGACTATCTCCGCTCGTTAACAAGTTGCACCGATATTATTAATACACTCACTTTGCAAAACGCCCCTAAAATGTCTGGACTAGAATATTTATTTGCATTGCTGGACAAATCATCATCACTGTGCTCCCGCTACGCAGACATCGACAGCTTGCAACATTCTTGGTGGCACCGCTTTTGCTGGTACACCGTACAATTGACTGCAATCCGAGTAAAAAGGGTGACAGCGAAAGTATAGAACCAGCAAACTTCGAAAAACTACTTATCGGATTTATCGATTAAACTACACATGAAACCTGGCGCTTACCTTCTGCAAACAAAAATGTATGCTCCAGGTCGCCATAACACCGGAAACCTTTCACCGGCATGCAGTATATTATTAGTCACAAGGTGGAGTTGTAGGATGCAATTCAGACTTGCAGAAGTGCAACTGTTTTTGCCTACAATTCTGCAACAATAAAAAAGAAAACCACATCAAGAATAAATCCCCACCCCATATTTATTTACAGACTCTACATTTTAGACCCGAGAATCTGGTAAATTAACAGTGTTTCTAACTTCATGTCTATGTCTATGCTCCATGATTTGTGAAGAAACCTGTAAACTATTGACTACATACCACTGTGCAATATTCTTTCTTTTTGATACATTTTTATAACAGTTAATTGTTTGAATTTGGACAGAAACCCAGCAAGGGAAAGACCAAACATTTTAGAGTAAACATCAATCTTATACCATTATCTATGTTAACATGAGATTAAATAGCTTTCTTTTTAAATTAAAGAAAATGCCTCAGATATCTGCAGATTACCCTTGCCTTGCCTCAACACAGCTTAACTTTCAATTCTACAGATTTCCTAGTCCACTGATACACACCAAGGGCAAGGTTTGGTTGTCTACACGTGACACCTCTGAAGCAAATGCAAACAAGCAATATATACAATCTTTACTCTTTCTGTTCTTTCATCCTAAAGTAAGATGTACAGTTTTCAGAAACATACACACTGATGACAATTAGGATGCTGGGGTCAAGGGGATTGAGACTGTCAATATAACTTGATAGTCCATTCTGAATCATCCCACTACACAGAAAGTGAAAAAGGAAGCCAGTTGATCACAATAAAGGACAATGACATCTAAAACAATCTGTTTAACAGGCTGTTGGGTTATGAATCAATGCAAAGGAACTAGTAAATGATGAATGTAGAATATTAATTGTGACTATCCTTCATATCTGTACATGTTAAGATATTGATTTGTTACCCATCATTTCCCACTTAAATAGTTTGATTCTAATTGTTAAAATAATATGACAGATTTTCAAATGTCCCTTCCTTTAGAGACAGTGATGGAAAACCTAAAGAAAACAATAACTGTTCTGTAATCAGAAATAAAAAGGTGCATTAACTCTTCTTTTCCCATCCTTTACAGTAAATGCACTTTTACAAAAAATGGTTTATTGTATCTGTGTATGGTCTGGATGTTAGATGGAACAGTCTACTTCTGGTTCTTGAGCAGTTCGTCAATCTGGGTTTTGAACATGTTCTTGACGTCCTCCAGGTCGAGTCTCAGCTCCTCTgcctcctcagccttctctccATACATCTGGAGGATGGTGTTGTGTCTCTGCTCCAGCTCCTACAATAGTCAGTCGCACAACACAGGCTCAGAGGACAACACTAGATCTATATAGTCACAAGAGGGTTTACTAATGGTAACTCATCTTGTGAGATGTCAGTTTTCACATAACATCTTGGTTTTTGATTAAAGAATCACAACAAGGATTGACCCTAATATGATTACAATGGCTTGGTGGCACTTGTATTTCACTGGGTTGGTGGGACTTGTATTTCACTGGCTTAGTGGCACTTGTATTTCACTGGCTTAGTGGCACTTGTGTGAACACTTCTCCTCACCTGAAGTTGTACTTTCAGTGTGGGGATCTCCTTCACACTGTCCTCCATCTCCTCATTCTGATTGGTCAATCTGACCATCTCCTCCGCCATGGACGAGCGAGTCCTCTCCAGACTAGCGATCTCCAGCtaagggagaaagagatgagagagggagggagacgagaagcaagAGGTAATATCCTGGCAAGCATTGTTTTTCAACAACAGTATATTTGTAAATCACTTCATTGAAAACCAGAAGGCATTTAAAGAAATGCATGTAGGACACTTCCAACGGCAGTCCTCAAAGCAAGGTGTCAGACAGGCAGCTAGTACCTGTAGCTGTGCTATCTCTCCCTCTCGGAGTTTGAGCTGGGATTGCAGGTTCTCTATGATGCTGGAGCCTCCACTGAGCCGAGCCGCCTCATACAGGTTGGTCCCACTCATAGACATCGTCATCGTCCCCAATGAGTGACCCAGAGAGTCCTCCTGACGAAATTCAAAACAGGTCTGTCTTGTTAACCATCCAACCTCAAACGAACCAAATATGCAAACTAGTTAGGATTTGGCCCTTTGTCATATGTTCCCTATTCATCTTACTTAGCTGCATGtaataaacaaaaaaaacagaacattCTAGGTCACCATCCCAAATACAGGGCTAGAAATGGAAGTCTGGCTGGGTACGAAAGCGTAAAAGGTGTGCCTGTGGCAAGTACCTGGGAGAAGGAGGAGTGCAGGCCGGCGTGGTCTACCCCACTGATGGAGCTGGAACGGGACAGGGAGGGGGTGGATGAGGCTGGGGGCTCACCCACAGAGTGAACCAATACCTTCCGCTCCTCATGACAGAGAAACATCATATACGTCAGTCTCACTCCACACAGATTGATTTAAGAACAGACACACACGGCTGGTCATTGATATAGAACTTACATTGATAAATAGATCTACCTTTTCCTTCAGGGCCTCTTGTGCTAGGTAGCATTTCTTCTTCTCTTGCTCCACCTTCATTTTCTCCATCTCCAGCTGATTGGTCAGGAGGAGCTGGCGGGAGGAACAGAGAAGGTTACAGTTGTGTAAGAAGTGTTGTTCCATTACTGCAGGGTGAGTAGGGCAGGGGAGGGAACATACCTTCTCCTTCTTGGCCTCCTCCTGTGTTCGAGTGTGCTCTCCCCTCAGATTCTCCAGCTCCACATGCTCCCTACACCATAAGGATGACAGGAAATGGCCATTAATGGAAAGGCTCCAAAGCTTTGTAATGGATAGCTGCTCGGTCCAACTTAAGGAAAGTAGAGGCAACTGACTACTATGCAACAGTTATAGTCTCACAAAACCTATGAAAAAAGCCCCCCAGTACCTGCTGCTGTCATCCTCCAGTTTCTCCCGCCTGGTCTTCTCTGCGTCCAGCTGACCGTGGAGACGCCCTTTCTCTTGTCGAAGCAGGGAATTCTGGGACTCCAGTGAGGCCAGCTGGGCCTTAATAGCCATCAGCTCCTCAGTTGCTGCACGCTCCTTTTCCACAGCAACAGCCAGCTGGGCCTGTGCTTCCACTGTTGAGTTAAAGGGTGGGAGGTTAAAGGAATTacatataaaacattttttttttttaaataggaaCAATCGGTTGTCCAGAGGAGACTCTTAAAAAGCTTGTTACAAACTAGAGTAATTTTTGAGAGTAACCTAGTCGATCTGAGATGCTCTTCTCCAGTTTCTCCCATGATGCCGTCTGGCCCCCCAGCGAGGCCTGCAGGTTCTCAATCTGTCTGAGCAGCGGCCGCGTTGCAGAGGTAACACTCTGACTCAGCTCTTGGTTCCTGGTTTCCGCCCCCTGCAGTCTCTATGGAGACAACCAGCAAACACATCAGTGTGTGACCTTTGACCCCTAATACAAGCACGGCTTCCCCTTACAGACAACTCCAAAGAAGTCATGAGTGTCTCTTACCTGCTGCACGTCACTGATCTCCTCCCTCAGGTAGTCTTCTTTCCTGGCCTGCTGCTGTTCAGCCCTCTGCAGAGCCAGCCGCAGATCAGCCACCTGGTTGACCAGAGCATCCTGCTGCATGCGGGCCTCCTCCTGGGCCTTCACCAGGGCCAGAGCCAGCTCCTCCTTGGCCTGGGTCTCCCTGCTCAAAGCAGCCTCTTGGGCCTCGCTGGCATGGCTTGCCTTGGCTTTGTGCAGTGTAGCCAGTTCCCTGAGATCAcagacacacatttacattttaatcatttagcagacgctcttatcaacAGTGACTTAAAGGAGCGATTCGGGTGACTTGCTAATCGACAGATTCTTCACTAGTgcgctcagggattcgaaccagctacctttcaattactggcccaacgctgttAACTTCTGGCTACCTTACGCCACATTACACTGACTTGGATATACTGTGTGAGTTGGTGCTTCTGTGACCGTCTTTACCCGGCAGAACGTTATGTCTTTGTGGCTTTTCAAAATGACAAGCACATTGCACGTCTGAAGCAGGAATAAGAAAAGTAGGGTGGAGTGAGTTATTATTTCACCAGTGCGAGTTATACTAGTAGAGTGGAGTACAGAATGTATACCCACTTGTAGGAGTTGTCGAGGGCAGCCTGCAGGCTCCTGTTGTTTTCCAGGAGTTCCTCTGAGTCACTCTGGAGTTTGGTCATGTCCTTCTCCTGGCGCTCCACCACCACGTTCAGCTTCTTAATGTTGTCCCTGTGCTGCTTCTCCACTTCCTCCTTCTCATCCAGAACCTTCAAACACATACAGCCAGGCAGGGTTAAATACCAAATGGGCTTTCAGGATCAGGGTACACTTTGATGACTACTGAAGTAATGTGATTGTTCAATAAAATCCttaaaatttaaaatatatacactaccattcaaaaggttggggtcacttagaaatgtccttgtttttgaaagaaaagcacattgatGTCCATTAATATAACATCAAATTgaccagaaatacagtgtaaacattgcTTATGATGgtaacagacgcctcacaagtcctcaaatggcagcttcatttAGTAgtacagtgaagaggcgactccgggatgctggccttctgggcagagttcctctgtccagtgtgtgttcttttgcccatctaatCTTCTCTTTTTAttgtccagtctgagatatggctttttctttgacactctgcctagaagaccagcatcccggagtcacctcttcactgttgacattgagactggtgttttgcgggtattatttaatgaagctgccagttgaggacttgtgaggcgtctgtttctcaaactagacactcatgTACATATTCTCTTGCTCAGTTGAGCACCgtgtcctcccactcctctttctattctggttagagtccatttgcgctgttctgtgaagggaggctcaaaatgtagtagtacacagagttgtacgagatcttcagtttcttggcaatttctcacatggaatagtcttcatttctcagaacaagaatagtctgatgagtTTCAGacaaaagttatttgtttctggccattttgagcctgtaattaaacccacaaatgctgatgctccagatactcaactagtctaaagaaggccagttttattgcttctttaaatcagaacaacagttttcagctgcgctaccataattgcaaaagagttttctaatgatcatttagccttttaaaattataaacttggattagctaacacaacatgccattggaacacaggagtgatggttgctgataacaggcatatgtagatattctatttaaaaaatctgccgtttccagctatagacatttacaacattaacaatgtctacactgtatttctgatcaatttgatgttattttaaatggccaaaaatgtgcttttcttccaaaaacaaggacatttctaagtgaccccaaatttcCACTGACCTGCTGTAGGTGTTTGAGCTCTTCCTCCTGATCTTTCAGCTTCTTGTTCTGTTTGGTGATTTTggtctcgctctccttctccttcACACGCAGCTTCTTGATGATGTTGGAGTGCTGCAGCTGCTGCTTGGACAGCTTCTCACCCTCCTCCAGCAGTTCGCGGatctgctcctccttctctctgaTGATCTCCATAGTCTCGTTGGAGTTCAGTCTGGTGGACAGCTCTTCCCTCATCCCCTTTATCTCCTCCGGAGGAAACATAACAGTAAAATAGGCTGGAGAGGCTTTGTGCATAATGTGACTATCATGGTCACTAATTTTCAGTTATTTGACTCAATGATCATAAATCAATTCTTATGGGGGTAGAGTAACCAGGGACAGTAATAcctgacacagacagagatatcggTTTGTGTTTTACCTTCTTGGCAATATCCCTCTCCTTGCACGCTAGCTgggctttcctctctgtgtctgcgATGCGCTGGGTGAACTCCTCCTTCAGAGACTGCACACTGGAACTCTCCTCCTTAAGACCTATCACCTCACTGCAACACACAGAGACTTCTCAGTCTCTTAAAGGACCATCCTTATCTATAGACTATACTTCACCATAGACACAACCAGACAAACTATTTGCTATTTACTTTACCATTCAtgtatagatgggttagctgttTAGAAACAAAACTGACACATGCgaaactatggggcaaaacagacatggttggcttagattgttgacaacatgtaaccTATATTTCAtctccaaatgtttattgaaaacaaatacatttgcacaattaGCACTAGTCTCTCACATACATTATTCCAACATAAAAACTAGCTGAAACAAGACACCTGCGATTCCCCACATGACAGATTCTTGTCATTATTGCTAGCTATCTGACCGTTCAGAATCATAACAAAGCACAGCTTCAGGCTTTGGACATCATTTTTGTGACTTTGTCAGCCAACCCGTCTATAGAGCATGctgagtgtacaaagcattaggaacacctactTTTTCCACgacaaagactgaccaggtgaaagctatgatcccttattgatgtcagttgttaaatccacttcaatcagtgtagatgaagaggaggagacaagttaaataaggatttttaagccttgagacaattgagtcatggattgtgtatgtgtgccattcagagggtgaattggcaagacaaaatatttaagtgcacttgaacagggtatggtagcaGGTGACAGTCAcaacggtttgagtgtgtcaagaactgctacgctgctggatttttcacgctcaatagtttcctgtgtgtatcaacaaCGGTCGACCACCTAAAGGACGTCCAGCCAACAtgacacagctgtgggaagcattagagtcaacatgggccagcatccctgtggaacgcttgacaccttaTTGAGTCCATGCCCCCCCCcacgaggctgttctgagggcaaaagggggtgtaacttaatattaggaaagtgttcctaatgttttatacactcagtgtatttccaTAGGTGTGTTTGGAGAGTGCTTCTTTCTGCTCTTACAATGCATTTAAGAAATGGGTTTTAAACATTGTCAGGATCTTTATACTCACTCTTTAAGGTTGTCACACTCCTCCTCCAGCCTGGCTTTGTCTTTGCTGACTGACAGCAGCTGTAACTCCCTCTTCTCAAGGCGGCTTGACAGCTCATCAATTACCTACAAAGAAATGATTTTCCACAAACCACCGCATTGAAAACACTGACAAGGCACCTTAATAAATTATTAGTACTTAATTCTTGTCTCACAGTCTCCATCAAATGTGTTGTTCAAATTGAGGTGCACATTGTTTAATTCATGATGGTTTGGGAGAATGCATCTTATCCACAGTGACTATTTACTTTAGCATATGAACAGGAATGTCCAACCAGGTGTTTTACTATTCTGCTCTCCAGGCGTTGGTATTTAAAAAAGGGGACACACCaactcatacacacacaagcaGTTCATTAAAAAGTGCTGTTACAAGTCACAAAGGTCATATTCTGAACAGGTGTGTTACCTTTTGAAGCTCCAGAATCTGACATGTTGACACCCCTCTTTTCTCTTCCGTTATTGGTGGGGGCAACTGTTCCTCATGGTCAGGGGTGGGACCTGACAGCGTGACGTCCGCCTCTGATTCCTGTTCTATTAGGTCCTCGGGCTGCTCGCTGTTAACAGGTGTGGCACTGCGaccactctcctccatctcatTCTCATCCAGAGACTGATCCTTCATTGTTTCTGTTAGCccctcttcatcctcttcctcctcctgctgctgctgcttctcctcctcttcttcttcccgtTCCTGTGCAGTGGTTGCCACTCTAACAGGCAGAGAAGGCGTGGGCCCTGCGGTGACAGATGCCAGTGTCCGGCTCCCTGGGATCTCATCATCAGAATTGACTTCGCTGACACTGCGGCTGTCCAGGGACTGCATGCTGAACGAGTCGATGCGCTCAAAGGCATCTGAGGAGGATCCACAGCTCTCGGTCAGCTTGGGGTAGTCCTCTAAGCGGGGGAAGTCCCCACAGGCAGAGGCTGAGAGAAGTTGGAAGGAGCCCTGCATCAGGTGGAGGCCTGCTTTGGCCTCTGCTATCTCCTGCCTGGAACTGGCTGAACTCTCGCTCTGTACACTCTCATGGTCCAAAACCTCAATATCACTGGTGGTGGAGGTGCCTGAGGAGAAGGCgctgacaggaggagagggggtgttgctctgtctgtcctcagattTAGGGGAGGGTGTGTCACTCTGCCTGTCCCCCGCTTTGGGGTCTTTGGCCTCCAATAAGATTTCCATAGGGGGTGTGGGAGGAGATGGATTGAAGGGGGGCTCTAGTTCAGTGTTGACGGTGGGTTCAGAGATGTGATCATCATAATCATGTTGGGTTTCTGAGGGAGTAAATGGTTGTTCGGTTCGTGCATCCTCAGAAACAGCAGTTGTATCATCCACAGTTGATTCTATCCAGCTCTCACTGATTAGTGGACTGTCAGTGCCATCAGGAGAATCACCCTGAGCCAGGACTGGAGGCTCTGGTGTCTGAACGAGAACAATTTCAGAGGAAGACCATAGACTAGAGGACTCAGTCAGGACAGCCTGGTTCTCAGTAGCTTCCTGGTCTTCCAGTCTGTTGGTCTCTGTCAGGCCTGTCTTGTGAGGGTCCACGTCGTCCTTGTCCTCCTCATCCTTCTCCTGTGGCCGCCTGTGGGACTTGGTGGGCGGCACAGATACGACCTGAGTGTCCATGACACCCTGGAGCTCTCCTGAGGGCAGAAAAGCACTGAAGAAGTTCTCGGTTTCATCTACAACCATGCGGGTGACAGGGGTCGTGATGGCCTCAGA
Protein-coding regions in this window:
- the LOC135540139 gene encoding TATA element modulatory factor-like isoform X1, which produces MSWFSSTQLSSFAKQALTTAQKSIDRVLDIKEDEWGDTVVMPYDDLPGKTPLSGGWGMTQWDSPPEECTTTLPPSSEAITTPVTRMVVDETENFFSAFLPSGELQGVMDTQVVSVPPTKSHRRPQEKDEEDKDDVDPHKTGLTETNRLEDQEATENQAVLTESSSLWSSSEIVLVQTPEPPVLAQGDSPDGTDSPLISESWIESTVDDTTAVSEDARTEQPFTPSETQHDYDDHISEPTVNTELEPPFNPSPPTPPMEILLEAKDPKAGDRQSDTPSPKSEDRQSNTPSPPVSAFSSGTSTTSDIEVLDHESVQSESSASSRQEIAEAKAGLHLMQGSFQLLSASACGDFPRLEDYPKLTESCGSSSDAFERIDSFSMQSLDSRSVSEVNSDDEIPGSRTLASVTAGPTPSLPVRVATTAQEREEEEEEKQQQQEEEEDEEGLTETMKDQSLDENEMEESGRSATPVNSEQPEDLIEQESEADVTLSGPTPDHEEQLPPPITEEKRGVSTCQILELQKVIDELSSRLEKRELQLLSVSKDKARLEEECDNLKDEVIGLKEESSSVQSLKEEFTQRIADTERKAQLACKERDIAKKEIKGMREELSTRLNSNETMEIIREKEEQIRELLEEGEKLSKQQLQHSNIIKKLRVKEKESETKITKQNKKLKDQEEELKHLQQVLDEKEEVEKQHRDNIKKLNVVVERQEKDMTKLQSDSEELLENNRSLQAALDNSYKELATLHKAKASHASEAQEAALSRETQAKEELALALVKAQEEARMQQDALVNQVADLRLALQRAEQQQARKEDYLREEISDVQQRLQGAETRNQELSQSVTSATRPLLRQIENLQASLGGQTASWEKLEKSISDRLVEAQAQLAVAVEKERAATEELMAIKAQLASLESQNSLLRQEKGRLHGQLDAEKTRREKLEDDSSREHVELENLRGEHTRTQEEAKKEKLLLTNQLEMEKMKVEQEKKKCYLAQEALKEKVDLFINERKVLVHSVGEPPASSTPSLSRSSSISGVDHAGLHSSFSQEDSLGHSLGTMTMSMSGTNLYEAARLSGGSSIIENLQSQLKLREGEIAQLQLEIASLERTRSSMAEEMVRLTNQNEEMEDSVKEIPTLKVQLQELEQRHNTILQMYGEKAEEAEELRLDLEDVKNMFKTQIDELLKNQK